A window of the Dictyostelium discoideum AX4 chromosome 4 chromosome, whole genome shotgun sequence genome harbors these coding sequences:
- the snpA gene encoding soluble NSF attachment protein alpha isoform — translation MGDDAKAKEFLDAADKRLRGGNFFKMFGGGSSRYDDAASDYTKAANLFKMSKKWDQAGAAFQKAAECFLKGSSKHDAASSYVLAAGCYKKGNVIDAITCLKAAIEYYTDEGRFAISAKHQKEIAELYEAEGDFDQAIASYQIASDYFDGENSTVSSHQCLLKIALFSAQLERYEKSIEIYEQVAAASLDNNLTQWGCKEYFLRACLCYLAADDVVGAERALQRYKDMQASFNSTRECRLLDGIIQACRNNNVEDFTNEVAEFNSISPLDSWKTSILLRIKNTINRETESVV, via the exons atgggtGATGATGCAAAAGCTAAAGAATTTTTAGATGCCGCTGATAAAAGATTAAGAGGTGGTAACTTCTTTAAAATGTTTGGTGGTGGTTCTTCAAGATACGACGATGCAGCTTCAGATTATACAAAGGCagcaaatttatttaaaatgtcaaagaaat gGGATCAAGCAGGTGCAGCATTTCAAAAAGCAGCAGAATGCTTTTTAAAGGGATCAAGTAAACATGATGCAGCATCAAGTTATGTTTTAGCAGCAGGTTGttataaaaaaggaaatgtTATAGATGCAATCACATGTTTGAAAGCAGCCATTGAATACTACACAGATGAAGGTCGTTTTGCAATTTCAGCCAAAcatcaaaaagaaattgCTGAATTATATGAAGCTGAAGGCGATTTCGATCAAGCAATTGCAAGTTATCAAATTGCATCCGATTATTTCGATGGTGAAAATTCAACAGTTTCATCTCATCAATGTCTTTTAAAGATTGCACTCTTCTCTGCTCAATTAGAGCGTTATgagaaatcaattgaaatctATGAACAAGTTGCAGCTGCATCtttagataataatttaactcAATGGGGTTGTAAAGAATATTTCCTTCGTGCTTGTTTATGTTATTTAGCTGCTgat gatGTTGTTGGAGCAGAACGTGCTTTACAAAGATATAAGGATATGCAAGCATCATTCAATTCAACTAGGGAATGCCGTCTTTTAGATGGTATTATTCAAGCATgtagaaataataatgtagAAGATTTTACAAATGAAGTTGCAGAATTCAATTCAATCAGCCCATTAGATTCATGGAAaacttcaattttattaagaaTTAAAAACACCATCAACCGTGAAACTGAATCTGTcgtttaa